GGAATGACCGTGGGTGATGATGGCGTTGGTGACCGGCCGCCACGGATCAAGGTACACATCAGCCTGCTCGCAGTAAATGCCTTTGTCGTTAAAAGCCAGCAGCGGAGTTCTTTTCATAATCGGGTTTTGACATTCTTATAAATTTACGAAGCCACTGCAACATGATTGGTTTATTTAGAAGAAGTTTAACTTTTGTTTGGACACCATAACAATCTTAGTTCTGAAGTCTTTAGGAAGTAAAGTATCAATTAAATGGAAAATACCTGAATTTGAATAATCCCGTTATGACCGCGAAGAATCTATAATAATTTCAATAGCGAAATTAGGTTTTTTTACCTGATTATGTTTAAAATCAAATGATTACATTTGTTTAAATCTTAATTATCAAATATGAAAAAATTATTTTTAATCGCAATATTCAGCATAAATGCCTATTCCCAAAAAGATTCCTTGTCTGTGGCTGTAGCGGGAGATAAGATCAGTACTGACAAACTGGAAATGTTACTCAATGATTTGACCAAACAAATCGATGAATCTAAGGATCTTGATAAAAAGTCAGATTTTCTTAACCAGCGAGGCGTGCTTTTTTTGGCCATGGGAAATTATAGTAAATCCAACTCGGATTTTGTAGCAATAATTGAAATCGATAAACGTCATATTCCGGAGGCATATTATTATAAAGCCATAACGAACTCGCTTCTTGGTAAATCTGATTGCGATTCATTTAAAAAAGCCAAATCATTAGGCTACGAAACTGATTGGACTAATCTAAAAATTTTTTGTAATGATTTATAATCTAACCTTTTAAATTATCAAACAATGAAAAAAATTAAACTACTCCTCGGATTTTTTTCCTGTCAATTATGATTTCATGCTCAGATGAAGGAAGTGACGTTTTAAACGCTAACTCAAAATCAATGGAATATTATGGCGTTACCATTCAGTGGCCTAAAGATCTTAGATTAAGTGTGGAAAGCGACATAATGAAGGCTGAGCATGGATGCTACACTGTACA
This genomic stretch from Flavobacterium pallidum harbors:
- a CDS encoding tetratricopeptide repeat protein, encoding MKKLFLIAIFSINAYSQKDSLSVAVAGDKISTDKLEMLLNDLTKQIDESKDLDKKSDFLNQRGVLFLAMGNYSKSNSDFVAIIEIDKRHIPEAYYYKAITNSLLGKSDCDSFKKAKSLGYETDWTNLKIFCNDL